The nucleotide window GGGTGTTGCTTTATATCAAACTAACCTGCAAATTAAATCTTATAGCGAGCAAAAAGCCCTTTTAGAGGCGGAAGGCAATCGTCTGCGGGAACAAATCCGAGAATTAAACGATAATGATTATATTGAACGCCTGGCCCGGGAAGAACTCGGTTTGGTTAAACCCGGGGAAACAGTGGTGATAACGGCCGTGCCGGGACAAGTCCGGCCCTACATACCTCCCCGCCCCGGGCAAGAATTTCGCGATTAAAAATTCCTCCAGGTTATTGACAAATTTCTTAACTATTGCATATAATTAGATAGACTTTTAAAAAATAGGAGGAATAACACCCGCATGTCCATCGCCGTAGGCACCGTGGTAGAAGGAGTGGTCAGCGGGATCACCCGGTTCGGTGCCTTTGTTGAACTGCCAGGAGGCCTTACGGGCCTGGTCCATATTTCCGAGGTGGCCGATACCTATGTGAAGGACGTCAAAGATTTCCTGAAGGAGAGGGATCGGGTTAAGGTTAAAGTCATCAACATTGATGAAAACGGCAAAATCGGACTCTCAATTAAACAGGCGGATCCCAATTACAACGAAAACCGACGGGAGAACCGCCGCCGTCGCGCCGCCGCCTCGACCTCCTTTGAGGATAAGCTCGCCCGCTTTTTGAAGGAAAGCGACGAACGGTTGCAGGATTTAAGGCGGCATACGGAAGCAAGGCGCGGGGGGAGAAGTGCAAGACAATGATCAGGGCACCAAAGGGTGCCCTTTATATTGTGCAGGTGAAAGGTTGTGGCGTATTATGCAGCTTTGGACGTGGGTTCTAATTCCGTGCGTCTAATGGTTGGCGAAGTGCGGGAGGCCAAAGTGTATCCCGTACGAACGGCACTGCGCAGCACCAGGTTGCTGGCTGGAGCGGTAAATGGATGGCTCCAGGAAGAAGCAGTTATACGAACGGCGGCGGCCGTGGCCGAATTGGCCGCCGTGGCCCGGGAGTGGCAGCCTGCGGCAATAATATGCATTGCCACCAGTGCGGCCCGGGAAGCCCGTAACCTTGATTTTTTACGTAGCACGGTGAAAAGACGGGCTGGTCTGGAATTAACGGTGATTGACGGGGAGACTGAGGCCCGTTTGGCCTACGAAGGCGCTCTGGCGGGGTTCGAAGACGCCGGAAAGAATCCCCTGGTGATTGATATAGGAGGCGGTAGTACAGAACTGAGCTGGATGGATGGGGGACGGCTGCAGCTTTTTAGCGTGAGAGTCGGTGCCGTTCGCGCGACGGAAACGGCGATGACCAGGGAAATGATTGCGGCCGCCCTGGCCCCGGTCCTTTTACGGGCCCGTGGGGTCAGTCGTGACCGCATTA belongs to Moorella humiferrea and includes:
- a CDS encoding FtsB family cell division protein, encoding MGKVVRLPKRSLNWRVIAAGMLTLYFFFSFIRLGVALYQTNLQIKSYSEQKALLEAEGNRLREQIRELNDNDYIERLAREELGLVKPGETVVITAVPGQVRPYIPPRPGQEFRD
- a CDS encoding S1 RNA-binding domain-containing protein; this encodes MSIAVGTVVEGVVSGITRFGAFVELPGGLTGLVHISEVADTYVKDVKDFLKERDRVKVKVINIDENGKIGLSIKQADPNYNENRRENRRRRAAASTSFEDKLARFLKESDERLQDLRRHTEARRGGRSARQ
- a CDS encoding phosphatase, with amino-acid sequence MAYYAALDVGSNSVRLMVGEVREAKVYPVRTALRSTRLLAGAVNGWLQEEAVIRTAAAVAELAAVAREWQPAAIICIATSAAREARNLDFLRSTVKRRAGLELTVIDGETEARLAYEGALAGFEDAGKNPLVIDIGGGSTELSWMDGGRLQLFSVRVGAVRATETAMTREMIAAALAPVLLRARGVSRDRIIGTGGTITTAAAMELGLEPYLPERVHGTFLTTARVKDWRSRLEAMPLSQRRLLPGLQPERADIIVAGLLILEIILEGLGAEGVVASEADLLWGLILNYATKDGGKDGKGCSRLPI